Proteins from a single region of Pseudomonas phenolilytica:
- a CDS encoding SDR family NAD(P)-dependent oxidoreductase, which produces MSKGVEIFSLNGKTALITGAAGYLGSAMAFILAEAGANVLINSRSTERSQDLVARLRDQGLQAESAVFDVTSQDAVDSFVSSIHGRALHVLVNNAYVGKSGSIKLSEAGVYSDTYDVTVVAAHRLLKSLLPNLRKAVHLDNDASVINLASMYALVSPDQRIYEAESGVNPPFYGAAKAALLQWTRYAGCEFGKEGIRVNAISPGPFPSEEVQRTNPAFISSLSNKVPMGRIGSAEELRGPTLFLASSASSFVTGANLVVDGGWTCW; this is translated from the coding sequence ATGAGCAAAGGTGTGGAGATATTTTCCCTTAATGGAAAGACCGCATTGATCACTGGCGCCGCTGGATACTTGGGTTCCGCAATGGCATTCATCTTGGCCGAGGCTGGAGCGAACGTGCTAATAAATTCACGCTCGACGGAACGTAGCCAAGATTTGGTAGCTCGTTTGCGCGACCAGGGCCTACAGGCGGAAAGTGCTGTTTTCGATGTGACCTCTCAAGATGCGGTAGATAGCTTTGTGTCCAGCATACACGGGCGAGCGCTACATGTTCTTGTAAACAACGCATATGTGGGAAAATCGGGCAGCATCAAACTGAGCGAGGCCGGAGTTTACTCAGATACATATGACGTAACCGTAGTGGCGGCACATAGGTTGCTGAAGTCGTTGCTTCCCAATTTACGTAAAGCTGTACATCTAGATAATGATGCTTCCGTCATCAATCTTGCTTCTATGTATGCTTTGGTCAGCCCGGATCAACGTATTTATGAAGCAGAAAGCGGTGTTAATCCGCCTTTTTACGGTGCTGCCAAGGCTGCCTTGCTGCAGTGGACGCGCTATGCCGGGTGCGAGTTCGGAAAAGAAGGAATTCGAGTCAATGCGATTTCGCCTGGTCCGTTTCCGTCTGAAGAGGTACAAAGGACCAATCCTGCTTTTATCTCATCCCTGAGTAATAAAGTTCCAATGGGACGAATAGGTTCCGCCGAAGAGCTCAGAGGTCCAACTTTGTTCTTAGCCTCTAGTGCATCCTCTTTCGTGACTGGTGCCAATCTCGTCGTCGACGGCGGCTGGACTTGCTGGTGA
- the pseG gene encoding UDP-2,4-diacetamido-2,4,6-trideoxy-beta-L-altropyranose hydrolase — MNRVVVFRVDASLQMGTGHVMRCLTLADALRVAGAKCEFICRAHPGNLLDLIRSQGYITHELAVVQDRSGADVSGYKAESGEQSTAHGDWLGASQAEDAAACEPIVAKLHPDWLVVDHYALDARWEQALKHHCHRLMVIDDLADRSHVCDLLLDQTFGRQGKDYRARMPGDCQLLCGSQYALLRPEFAAQRPYSLQRRVKPQLRQLLITMGGVDKDNATGRVLDALRGCPLPDDCRITVIMGSTAPWLSEVKQQAISMPWATEVLVGVSDMARLMADSDLAIGAAGATSWERCCLGLPTIMLVLADNQRQVAQGLEQSKAARIIEKLQDIGSCLPGLLRHLTQHPASLQFMSRSARRIVDGRGVNTVVHLMESLP, encoded by the coding sequence ATGAATCGAGTTGTTGTTTTCCGAGTCGATGCTTCGCTTCAGATGGGTACGGGCCATGTGATGCGCTGCTTAACCCTAGCTGATGCGCTCAGAGTTGCTGGGGCTAAATGCGAATTCATCTGCCGGGCACATCCCGGCAACCTACTTGATCTGATCCGCAGCCAGGGCTACATCACCCATGAACTGGCTGTTGTTCAGGATCGGTCAGGAGCGGACGTGTCCGGTTACAAGGCGGAGAGCGGCGAGCAGTCTACCGCTCATGGTGATTGGCTCGGTGCCAGCCAGGCTGAAGATGCTGCAGCTTGCGAACCGATTGTCGCGAAACTGCACCCCGATTGGCTGGTTGTAGATCACTACGCGCTGGACGCGCGCTGGGAGCAGGCGCTCAAGCACCACTGTCACAGGCTGATGGTCATTGATGATCTGGCCGACCGGTCGCATGTGTGCGACCTGCTTTTAGACCAGACGTTTGGTCGCCAGGGCAAGGACTACCGCGCGCGAATGCCTGGCGACTGCCAATTGCTCTGTGGTTCGCAATATGCGCTGCTTCGCCCGGAGTTTGCCGCACAACGTCCCTATAGCCTGCAGCGCCGCGTGAAGCCGCAGTTGCGTCAGCTATTGATCACCATGGGCGGCGTCGACAAGGACAACGCTACAGGCCGAGTGCTGGACGCGCTTCGCGGCTGTCCGCTCCCAGACGATTGTCGAATCACCGTGATCATGGGGTCGACTGCCCCTTGGCTGAGCGAAGTGAAGCAGCAGGCAATCAGCATGCCTTGGGCTACCGAAGTTCTGGTTGGCGTCAGTGATATGGCCCGCCTGATGGCTGATAGCGATCTGGCGATTGGCGCGGCAGGCGCGACTTCCTGGGAGCGCTGCTGCCTCGGGCTGCCAACAATCATGCTAGTGCTAGCCGACAATCAGCGGCAGGTCGCGCAAGGTCTAGAACAGAGTAAGGCGGCCCGGATTATCGAGAAGTTGCAAGATATCGGCTCGTGCCTCCCCGGCTTGTTACGGCACCTGACTCAGCATCCGGCGTCCCTGCAGTTCATGAGCCGATCGGCTAGACGGATCGTCGATGGGAGGGGCGTGAACACTGTTGTCCATCTAATGGAGTCATTGCCGTGA
- the pseH gene encoding UDP-4-amino-4,6-dideoxy-N-acetyl-beta-L-altrosamine N-acetyltransferase, translating to MTLILQPRVRPMAATDLATILAWRNHPDVRRYMYTQHEISLDEHRRWFEHASLDPSRHLLIFENEATPMGFINLHQIAAGGIADWGFYAAPDAAKGTGKQLGQAALQYAFSVVGVHKLCAQALHFNERSVRFHLNLGFQQEGILRDQHFDGQNYHDVVCFGLLASEWQANL from the coding sequence GTGACGTTGATTTTGCAACCACGGGTACGGCCGATGGCTGCTACCGATCTCGCAACCATCCTTGCTTGGCGCAACCACCCGGATGTGCGCCGTTATATGTACACCCAGCATGAAATTTCGCTTGACGAACATCGGCGCTGGTTCGAACACGCTTCGCTGGACCCAAGCCGCCACCTGTTGATATTTGAAAACGAAGCCACCCCAATGGGCTTCATCAATCTTCACCAAATAGCTGCAGGCGGAATAGCAGACTGGGGTTTCTACGCGGCGCCAGATGCCGCAAAGGGGACCGGGAAACAGCTGGGACAGGCTGCCCTGCAGTACGCGTTCTCGGTGGTGGGCGTACACAAGCTCTGCGCCCAGGCCCTCCACTTTAACGAACGCTCCGTCCGCTTCCACCTGAATCTGGGCTTCCAGCAGGAAGGTATCCTCCGTGACCAACATTTTGATGGCCAGAATTACCACGACGTAGTGTGCTTTGGCCTGCTTGCTAGCGAATGGCAAGCGAACCTATGA
- the pseI gene encoding pseudaminic acid synthase — translation MSNVPSISIAGRRIAADEPPYIIAELSANHNGRLETALRIIEEAKKAGADAIKLQTYTADTITLNCDSEEFQIHGGLWDGKTLYQLYQEAHMPWDWHKPLFEHARTHDITIFSSPFDNTAVDLLEDLNAPAYKIASFEAIDLPLIKYVAGTGKPMIISTGMADAEEIQEAIDAAREGGCKELAILHCVSGYPAPAEDYNLHTIPDMMRRFGLVTGLSDHTLDNTTAIASVVLGASIIEKHFTLDRNGGGPDDSFSLEPAELAALCRDSKIAWSALGEVNYGRKSSEEGNAQFRRSLYFVKDLKAGDVITPDAIRSVRPGFGLAPKFWDCVVGSELGVPACKNSAVHARMLKVNNIE, via the coding sequence ATGTCGAATGTTCCTAGCATTAGCATCGCCGGACGCCGTATCGCGGCTGACGAACCGCCTTACATCATTGCCGAACTTTCCGCCAACCATAACGGTAGGCTGGAAACTGCGCTGAGGATCATCGAAGAAGCCAAAAAGGCCGGCGCCGATGCGATCAAACTGCAGACCTACACCGCCGATACCATCACCTTGAATTGCGACTCAGAAGAGTTCCAGATCCATGGCGGCCTGTGGGACGGTAAGACCCTCTATCAGCTCTATCAAGAAGCCCATATGCCTTGGGACTGGCATAAGCCACTGTTCGAGCACGCCCGCACGCACGACATCACCATCTTTAGCTCGCCGTTCGACAACACGGCCGTCGACCTGTTGGAGGATCTAAACGCTCCGGCCTACAAGATCGCCTCTTTCGAAGCGATCGACCTACCGCTGATCAAGTACGTCGCCGGTACCGGCAAGCCGATGATCATCTCAACCGGCATGGCTGATGCCGAAGAAATACAAGAAGCGATCGACGCTGCCCGCGAAGGCGGCTGCAAGGAACTGGCGATCCTCCACTGTGTTAGCGGCTACCCCGCCCCGGCAGAGGATTACAACTTGCACACCATCCCAGACATGATGCGGCGTTTCGGCCTGGTTACAGGCCTGTCCGATCACACCTTGGACAACACCACAGCTATCGCCAGTGTGGTGCTCGGTGCCTCCATAATCGAAAAGCACTTTACCCTCGACCGCAACGGTGGTGGTCCAGACGATAGCTTCTCGCTGGAGCCGGCAGAGCTCGCGGCCCTGTGTCGTGATAGCAAAATAGCGTGGTCTGCGTTGGGGGAAGTGAACTATGGAAGGAAATCCAGCGAGGAGGGGAATGCGCAGTTTCGGCGGTCACTTTACTTCGTGAAGGATTTGAAAGCGGGGGACGTAATAACACCTGACGCGATCCGAAGTGTAAGGCCAGGATTTGGATTAGCGCCTAAGTTCTGGGATTGCGTAGTTGGCTCGGAACTAGGCGTTCCGGCATGTAAAAACTCAGCAGTCCACGCGCGCATGCTTAAGGTAAATAATATTGAATAA
- the gmd gene encoding GDP-mannose 4,6-dehydratase, giving the protein MRRALITGITGQDGSYLAELLLEKGYEVHGIKRRASLFNTQRVDHIYQDPHVNNRNFVLHYGDLSDSSNLTRIIQEVQPDEVYNLGAQSHVAVSFESPEYTADVDAMGTLRLLEAIRLLGLEKKTRFYQASTSELYGLVQEIPQRESTPFYPRSPYAVAKLYAYWITVNYREAYGMYACNGILFNHESPRRGETFVTRKITRGLANIAQGLEQCLFMGNLDALRDWGHAKDYVRMQWMMLQQEKPEDFVIATGVQYSVRQFIEWSAKELGITLRFEGRGVDETAVVQSIEGDKAPALNVGDVIVRVDPRYFRPAEVETLLGDPTKAKEKLGWVPEITVQEMCAEMVREDLTAARRHALLKQHGHDVPVSMEN; this is encoded by the coding sequence GTGCGTCGAGCGCTTATAACAGGCATTACTGGTCAGGATGGCTCCTATCTAGCTGAGCTTTTGTTGGAAAAAGGCTATGAAGTCCATGGGATAAAGCGTCGAGCTTCGCTGTTTAATACGCAGCGTGTAGATCATATTTATCAGGATCCGCATGTAAATAATCGAAATTTTGTGCTTCATTATGGAGACCTAAGTGACTCGTCCAACCTGACACGTATCATTCAGGAAGTGCAACCTGATGAGGTCTACAATCTGGGTGCTCAGTCTCATGTGGCTGTGAGTTTTGAATCCCCGGAATACACGGCCGACGTCGATGCGATGGGCACACTCCGACTGTTGGAGGCCATTCGGCTACTTGGCTTGGAGAAGAAAACGCGGTTCTACCAAGCTTCTACGTCGGAGCTCTATGGCCTTGTGCAGGAGATTCCACAGAGGGAGAGCACACCTTTCTATCCGCGTTCGCCCTACGCGGTAGCGAAACTCTATGCTTACTGGATCACTGTGAATTATCGAGAAGCCTATGGCATGTATGCATGCAACGGCATTCTTTTCAATCACGAATCTCCACGACGTGGCGAGACTTTCGTAACCCGCAAGATCACACGTGGATTGGCGAATATCGCTCAAGGGTTGGAACAGTGTTTGTTCATGGGCAATCTGGACGCGCTGCGCGATTGGGGCCACGCCAAGGATTACGTACGTATGCAGTGGATGATGCTGCAGCAGGAAAAGCCGGAGGACTTCGTTATCGCTACGGGCGTCCAGTACTCTGTGCGGCAATTCATTGAGTGGTCGGCAAAGGAGTTGGGTATCACGCTGCGCTTCGAAGGTCGAGGCGTCGACGAGACTGCCGTCGTCCAATCCATCGAAGGTGACAAGGCGCCTGCGCTTAACGTTGGCGATGTGATCGTCCGGGTTGACCCGCGCTATTTCCGTCCTGCCGAAGTGGAAACGTTGCTGGGCGATCCTACCAAGGCGAAAGAAAAGCTGGGCTGGGTGCCGGAAATTACAGTCCAGGAGATGTGTGCCGAGATGGTTCGCGAGGATCTCACCGCGGCACGCCGCCATGCGTTGCTCAAGCAGCATGGTCATGACGTACCGGTGTCGATGGAGAACTGA
- the fcl gene encoding GDP-L-fucose synthase, producing MAPELNQTIFVAGHRGMVGSAIVRRLRASGYDNILTAGRDELNLLDQQAVHAWFQSHAIDQVYLAAAKVGGIHANNVFPADFIYENLMIEANIIHAAHVHGVQKLLFLGSSCIYPKHADQPMREESLLTATLEPTNEPYAIAKIAGIKLCESYNRQHGRDYRSVMPTNLYGPHDNFHPDNSHVIPALLRRFHEAVQRGDKEVVIWGSGKAMREFLHVDDMAAASVHVMELDKAAYQAATQPMLSHINVGTGLDCTIGTLAETIASVTGFKGQLTFDSNKPDGAPRKLMDVARLKSLGWEASITLEDGLRNAYGWYVANVEQARSQ from the coding sequence GTGGCCCCTGAATTGAACCAGACCATATTCGTGGCAGGCCATCGCGGCATGGTTGGCTCGGCGATTGTCCGCCGTCTTCGGGCATCGGGGTACGACAATATCCTGACTGCCGGACGGGACGAGCTTAATCTGCTCGATCAGCAGGCGGTGCACGCCTGGTTTCAGTCCCATGCGATCGATCAGGTTTATCTAGCCGCAGCAAAGGTCGGTGGCATACACGCCAACAATGTCTTCCCGGCTGATTTCATCTACGAAAATCTGATGATCGAGGCCAATATCATTCACGCGGCGCATGTGCATGGCGTGCAGAAGCTGTTGTTTCTCGGCTCCTCATGCATTTACCCCAAGCACGCCGACCAACCGATGAGAGAGGAGTCGTTACTGACCGCTACTCTCGAACCGACCAACGAGCCTTATGCAATCGCCAAGATTGCCGGGATCAAGCTCTGCGAAAGCTATAACCGACAACATGGGCGCGACTACCGCAGCGTCATGCCGACCAACCTTTATGGCCCGCATGACAACTTCCACCCCGATAACAGCCATGTGATTCCCGCATTGCTACGGCGTTTCCACGAAGCTGTTCAGCGCGGCGACAAAGAAGTGGTGATTTGGGGAAGCGGTAAGGCGATGCGTGAGTTCTTGCATGTCGATGATATGGCTGCAGCCAGCGTCCATGTCATGGAGCTTGATAAGGCCGCTTACCAAGCTGCAACGCAACCAATGCTTTCGCACATCAATGTTGGTACCGGCTTGGATTGCACTATTGGAACGCTGGCGGAAACTATCGCCAGCGTCACCGGCTTCAAGGGACAGCTGACATTCGACAGCAACAAGCCGGACGGTGCGCCTCGCAAACTGATGGATGTCGCTCGTCTCAAGAGTCTCGGGTGGGAAGCCAGCATCACGTTGGAAGATGGTTTGCGTAACGCCTATGGATGGTATGTCGCGAATGTCGAACAGGCACGGTCGCAGTGA
- a CDS encoding GDP-mannose mannosyl hydrolase, whose translation MWLDEDTFRGVVASTPLVSIDLVVQNEHGELLLGHRLNRPAQGFWFVPGGRIQKNETLDEAFRRLTSGELGSAFDRASAGLLGIYEHFYTDSVFGTAEDGIDTHYVVLAYHLQLPIDHLLKAPIEQHSAYRWWPIIEIEASAKVHSNSRAYLDALRMHMCKGK comes from the coding sequence ATGTGGCTAGACGAGGATACTTTTCGGGGCGTAGTGGCTTCTACTCCGTTGGTTTCCATTGACCTTGTTGTTCAGAACGAGCATGGCGAGCTGCTTCTCGGCCATCGTCTGAATCGTCCGGCTCAGGGCTTCTGGTTCGTGCCAGGTGGTCGTATCCAGAAGAACGAGACTCTCGATGAAGCGTTCCGACGTCTCACTTCTGGCGAGCTGGGAAGTGCTTTCGACCGTGCTTCTGCGGGACTGCTTGGCATATACGAGCATTTCTATACAGATAGCGTTTTTGGTACGGCCGAGGACGGCATTGATACCCACTATGTAGTGCTTGCCTATCACCTGCAATTGCCTATTGATCATTTGCTCAAGGCGCCTATTGAGCAGCACAGCGCCTATCGCTGGTGGCCAATCATTGAAATTGAGGCCAGCGCCAAGGTGCATAGTAATTCACGTGCATATTTGGATGCGCTGCGTATGCATATGTGCAAAGGAAAATAA
- a CDS encoding mannose-1-phosphate guanylyltransferase/mannose-6-phosphate isomerase, whose product MLLPVIMAGGSGSRLWPLSRQLNPKQFLALTDAQLSMLQSTIRRLDGLEAGLPLLICNEQHRFLAAEQLRQLGMEQASILLEPVGRNTAPAIALAALQATQEGDDPILLVLAADHLIQDVDAFHSSIQAAMPFAIGGKLVTFGIVPTNPETGYGYIEKGKELGEGGFAVNRFVEKPSLKIAEEYLASGEYFWNSGMFMFRASRYLEELERHQPSILAACREALAAGTRDMHFVRVDAATFAACPEDSIDYAVMEKADDAVMVPLDAGWSDIGSWAALWETSKKDAEGNVFKGDVLGHRTRNSFVHADSRLVATVGVEDLVIVETKDAVLVAHKSQVQDVKKIVKRIKADNRHEHLNHREVYRPWGVYDAIDSGHRYQVKRITVQPGAKLSVQMHHHRAEHWVVVSGTARVTNGDKTYLVTENQSTYIPVGQVHALENPGVIPLELIEVQSGSYLGEDDIVRLEDQYGRA is encoded by the coding sequence ATGCTTCTACCAGTAATTATGGCCGGCGGTTCGGGCTCGCGTCTGTGGCCGTTATCGCGGCAGCTGAATCCCAAGCAATTTCTGGCGTTGACCGATGCGCAGTTATCCATGCTGCAGTCGACCATCCGCCGGCTGGATGGTCTCGAAGCGGGTTTGCCTCTGCTGATCTGCAACGAGCAGCATCGGTTCCTCGCTGCAGAGCAGCTCCGCCAGTTGGGCATGGAGCAGGCCAGTATTCTGCTCGAGCCTGTTGGACGGAATACCGCACCGGCAATCGCCTTGGCTGCGCTGCAGGCAACACAGGAGGGCGATGACCCGATTCTGCTCGTGTTGGCCGCGGATCACCTGATTCAGGATGTGGACGCCTTCCACTCCAGTATCCAAGCGGCGATGCCGTTCGCTATCGGCGGCAAGCTCGTTACGTTCGGCATCGTTCCGACGAATCCGGAAACCGGGTACGGCTATATAGAGAAAGGCAAGGAGCTTGGCGAGGGCGGCTTTGCGGTGAACCGCTTCGTGGAAAAGCCGAGTCTGAAGATTGCAGAGGAATACTTGGCGAGCGGTGAATATTTTTGGAACAGCGGTATGTTCATGTTCCGAGCTAGCCGATATCTGGAGGAGTTGGAGCGTCATCAGCCGTCAATACTGGCGGCCTGCCGTGAGGCGCTCGCGGCAGGCACGCGGGATATGCATTTCGTTCGAGTAGATGCAGCCACATTTGCGGCCTGTCCGGAGGATTCCATCGACTATGCGGTGATGGAGAAGGCTGATGACGCAGTCATGGTGCCGCTGGATGCTGGCTGGAGCGATATTGGATCATGGGCAGCGCTTTGGGAGACCAGTAAGAAGGATGCCGAAGGAAATGTGTTCAAGGGAGACGTTCTGGGTCATAGGACTCGCAACTCCTTTGTTCACGCCGACAGTCGCTTGGTGGCAACGGTAGGCGTCGAGGATCTGGTGATCGTGGAAACCAAGGACGCGGTGCTGGTCGCCCACAAAAGCCAAGTGCAAGACGTGAAGAAAATCGTCAAGCGCATCAAGGCTGATAACCGCCATGAGCACCTTAATCATAGGGAGGTCTATCGCCCGTGGGGGGTATATGACGCCATTGATAGCGGGCACCGTTATCAAGTCAAGCGCATTACCGTTCAGCCGGGCGCCAAGCTATCTGTACAAATGCATCATCACCGGGCGGAGCATTGGGTCGTGGTCAGCGGGACTGCGCGGGTAACTAACGGCGACAAGACTTACTTGGTCACCGAAAACCAATCGACCTATATACCCGTAGGCCAAGTACATGCACTGGAAAACCCCGGGGTCATTCCGTTGGAGCTAATTGAAGTTCAGTCGGGTTCCTATCTGGGTGAAGACGATATCGTGCGGCTCGAAGACCAGTATGGGCGTGCCTAA
- a CDS encoding glycosyltransferase family 2 protein: MKISVITVAYNSSATIGTTLDSVQAQGYLDLEYIVVDGGSTDATLDVVRNYPGLVTQLISEPDRGIYDAMNKGVQRATGEVVGILNSDDFYRHSRVLQEVAEAFAADPELEVLMGDVDFVSDEDLQRPVRTYRATDFRPWMFRLGFMPPHPAIFIRKTAYESVGLYKLGYKIAADFDLLVRLLLINRAKYQVTGACWVRMRTGGASTAGWKSNLVSTREMLRSLRENGIFSCLPMLLIRLPVKYIKQVFL; encoded by the coding sequence TTGAAGATTTCAGTAATTACGGTGGCATACAACAGCTCTGCCACTATCGGAACGACACTCGACTCGGTACAGGCACAAGGCTATCTGGACCTGGAATATATCGTGGTCGATGGCGGTTCTACTGATGCGACACTGGATGTGGTACGTAACTATCCCGGACTGGTTACTCAGCTTATTTCCGAGCCTGACCGCGGGATCTACGACGCGATGAATAAAGGTGTCCAGCGGGCGACAGGGGAAGTTGTAGGTATCCTCAACTCAGATGATTTCTATCGCCATTCACGGGTGCTGCAAGAGGTCGCTGAAGCCTTCGCGGCTGATCCAGAGTTGGAAGTATTGATGGGGGATGTGGATTTCGTGTCAGACGAAGATCTGCAAAGACCGGTGAGAACTTATCGCGCGACGGACTTTCGACCGTGGATGTTTCGTCTGGGGTTTATGCCACCACACCCTGCGATCTTTATACGGAAAACTGCCTATGAGAGCGTAGGGCTTTACAAGCTAGGTTATAAGATCGCGGCGGATTTTGACTTGCTCGTAAGATTGTTGCTAATCAATCGAGCGAAGTATCAAGTAACAGGTGCTTGCTGGGTGAGAATGCGTACCGGCGGAGCGAGCACTGCGGGTTGGAAAAGTAACTTGGTTTCTACTCGCGAGATGCTGCGTTCTCTGCGGGAGAATGGCATTTTTTCATGTCTGCCGATGCTGTTGATTCGATTGCCTGTAAAATATATTAAGCAGGTATTTCTATGA
- a CDS encoding UDP-glucose 4-epimerase family protein — protein MRVLLTGATGFLGRAVVAHLYRQNQITLSSAVRSPLAQDGRNGRFFVGDLCASNDWSEALLGQQVVIHAAARAHIMKDEVHNPLAEYRRVNVDGTLNLARQAVAAGVKRFIFISSIKVNGETTALGRPFSANAVPAPEDPYGISKLEAEQGLMQLAAETGMEVVTIRPPLVYGPGVKGNFASMIKLVDKGIPLPFGAVGNKRSLVGIDNLVDLIIRCIDHPAAANQVFLAGDGADLSTTELLRGVGGAMGKPARLIPVPAGMLQLGATLLGRKAMAQRLLGSLQVDISKTCELLDWKPPYTVEEGLRRCFEPSN, from the coding sequence ATGAGGGTCCTGTTGACCGGTGCGACTGGTTTCTTGGGGCGCGCGGTTGTCGCTCATCTATATCGGCAGAATCAGATCACCCTTTCGTCCGCGGTGCGCTCGCCTCTAGCCCAAGATGGAAGGAATGGAAGGTTTTTTGTAGGAGACCTTTGTGCCTCGAACGATTGGTCGGAGGCTCTGCTTGGTCAGCAGGTGGTAATTCATGCGGCCGCGCGGGCTCATATTATGAAAGACGAGGTGCACAACCCTCTGGCGGAATACCGTAGAGTGAATGTTGATGGCACTTTGAATCTTGCTAGGCAAGCAGTGGCCGCAGGTGTTAAGCGATTTATTTTCATTAGCTCGATTAAGGTCAATGGTGAGACCACAGCGCTTGGGAGGCCCTTTTCAGCCAACGCTGTTCCGGCACCGGAGGACCCGTATGGCATTTCCAAGCTCGAAGCCGAGCAGGGCTTGATGCAGCTAGCTGCCGAAACCGGTATGGAGGTAGTCACCATTCGACCTCCGCTGGTCTATGGCCCCGGGGTAAAGGGAAATTTCGCCAGCATGATCAAACTTGTAGATAAAGGGATTCCCTTGCCTTTCGGCGCGGTCGGCAACAAGCGCTCACTGGTTGGCATCGACAATCTAGTCGACCTGATTATCCGCTGCATTGATCATCCCGCTGCTGCCAATCAAGTGTTCCTCGCGGGGGATGGGGCGGATCTATCGACAACTGAGCTGTTGCGTGGTGTGGGCGGTGCAATGGGTAAGCCTGCTAGGCTGATTCCCGTTCCTGCCGGGATGCTCCAGCTCGGCGCTACGCTGTTGGGCAGAAAGGCTATGGCCCAGCGATTGCTGGGTTCGCTGCAAGTAGATATCAGCAAGACGTGCGAGCTATTGGACTGGAAGCCGCCCTACACGGTGGAAGAGGGTCTGCGGCGTTGCTTTGAACCCTCAAATTGA
- a CDS encoding sugar transferase, with protein sequence MIRVFDFVFALLGLLLGFPVLAALTIIGLFDTGSPIFRQVRVGRNQKPFTLVKFRTMKLDTASVATHLASSASITRFGHFLRKTKLDELPQLWNVLKGEMSLVGPRPGLFNQAELTAERAKRGVFDVRPGITGLAQVNEIDMSTPALLAETDQKMIQSLTVADYFKYIFMTVAGKGSGDRVVR encoded by the coding sequence GTGATTCGTGTTTTCGATTTTGTATTCGCGCTTCTAGGCTTGCTTCTCGGCTTCCCCGTACTGGCGGCGCTGACGATCATTGGGTTGTTCGATACGGGCTCGCCGATTTTCCGGCAGGTGCGGGTTGGGCGTAATCAAAAGCCTTTTACCTTGGTCAAGTTCCGTACGATGAAACTGGATACCGCATCGGTTGCCACTCATCTGGCCAGTAGTGCTTCCATTACCCGCTTCGGACATTTTTTGCGCAAGACCAAGCTGGATGAGCTGCCACAGCTCTGGAATGTGCTCAAGGGCGAAATGAGTCTGGTGGGACCGCGTCCCGGCCTGTTCAACCAGGCTGAGTTGACGGCCGAGCGCGCCAAGCGTGGTGTGTTCGATGTACGCCCCGGCATTACCGGGTTGGCGCAAGTCAATGAGATCGATATGTCTACCCCGGCCTTGCTGGCGGAAACGGACCAGAAGATGATCCAAAGCCTAACCGTGGCGGATTATTTCAAATACATCTTTATGACGGTGGCTGGCAAAGGTTCGGGAGACCGGGTCGTGCGTTGA